One segment of Azotosporobacter soli DNA contains the following:
- a CDS encoding tRNA lysidine(34) synthetase, whose protein sequence is MKKQPQRLILPQAYFSRLCRAIIEFDMIQADDRILIGFSGGKDSTFLLYALACLRQYAKKSFTLAAFTMDPMFTTDFDTALLQSFCRSLDIPFYTDKVDIAGIIAAQDGKDPCFSCSFFRRGAINRFATENGYNKVAYAHHHDDAVETFFMGLLHSGQLKTFSPVTHLTRSGLSVIRPLIYFREHELKSATSIHGFTPIPSPCPLDGHTKRQDIKELIEKMGQESPTLYSHLSAAMRQKETMQLWPEELSRDALKQKHIDFWRKIKNGPAN, encoded by the coding sequence ATGAAAAAACAACCGCAACGCCTCATTCTGCCGCAGGCTTATTTCAGCCGTCTGTGCCGGGCAATCATCGAATTTGACATGATCCAGGCCGATGATCGAATCCTGATCGGCTTTTCCGGCGGCAAGGACAGCACTTTCCTCTTATATGCGCTGGCTTGCCTGCGCCAATATGCCAAAAAATCTTTTACGCTAGCTGCATTTACAATGGACCCAATGTTCACAACCGATTTTGATACAGCCTTGCTGCAGAGTTTTTGCCGTAGCCTCGACATTCCTTTTTATACCGACAAAGTCGATATCGCCGGCATCATCGCCGCACAAGACGGCAAAGACCCCTGTTTCAGCTGTTCCTTCTTCCGGCGCGGCGCGATTAACCGTTTTGCCACGGAAAACGGCTATAACAAAGTTGCCTATGCGCATCACCACGATGACGCCGTTGAAACCTTCTTCATGGGCCTCCTACATTCCGGCCAGCTAAAAACCTTCAGCCCCGTCACACACCTGACTCGCTCCGGCCTGTCCGTAATCCGGCCGCTGATTTATTTCCGCGAACATGAATTGAAAAGCGCGACATCCATCCACGGTTTTACGCCGATCCCCAGTCCTTGCCCACTCGACGGACACACCAAGCGTCAGGATATCAAGGAACTTATCGAAAAAATGGGCCAGGAGTCTCCAACCCTCTATTCACACCTGTCCGCGGCTATGCGGCAAAAAGAGACCATGCAGCTCTGGCCGGAAGAACTGTCCCGCGACGCATTAAAGCAAAAACATATCGACTTCTGGCGGAAAATAAAAAATGGACCAGCAAATTAA
- a CDS encoding BglG family transcription antiterminator has protein sequence MEKRMGDISRMLLTAAGPLKIDTIAERLQVSNKTIRNDLSAVTQLMAEHGLQLEKKPGRGVFVAGAAADKLTLVERLRHLPQSLAPDSPQGRQSYIIKRLLLNGKQMTMQELADELFVSRVTIHKDMAGVEKWLNHYSLLLLSRPNYGVQIEGGEENWRHAVAGLLAELKESDELRKILEEEKFGRVDHKTLLKLKLLVELDYGKLERIICQAEETTGISFSDEAYTGLIIHIAIAIQRLHQNKDINMPESLLESLRQKPEYPVAKQIADGIETVFLVRVPDSEVGYILLHIVGAKRLQNQADIVALELEAEDSLAVAMAKEIILIAQGVLGIALEEDRQLLNGLVLHLRPTINRVRYGMSLKNPILEEIKETYPDMYGVAWMASRVFDKHLGKRIGDEEIGYIALHIGAAVERNKRLIRVVVVCGSGIGTSQMLAARLNRYFRELEIIRVISLSELEREDQMEAELIITTIPLEMLTPAMPVVHISPLLTRSDMQRLEAVITELTKGKDKEKTGGIAMLINKELMVLELDAVNKENAIAQLAEIAWQAGRVTSASGYESDVLKREQSFSTGIGNGIAIPHGKSDAVKQATIIFGRSRRGIEWGAHDGKSVHMIFMLGVPEDNVDNVHLKILSKLSVSLMEEGFVEELRAAKTAEEILEKLQMVEEGGAI, from the coding sequence GTGGAAAAACGTATGGGAGATATTTCACGGATGTTGCTGACGGCAGCCGGTCCGCTGAAAATAGATACGATTGCCGAACGACTGCAAGTATCGAACAAGACAATCCGCAACGATCTGTCTGCGGTGACGCAATTGATGGCGGAGCATGGATTGCAGCTGGAAAAGAAGCCGGGGCGCGGCGTATTCGTAGCCGGCGCGGCGGCCGATAAACTGACGCTGGTCGAGCGGCTGCGTCATCTGCCGCAATCGTTGGCGCCGGACTCGCCGCAGGGACGGCAGTCGTACATCATCAAGAGGCTACTGCTCAATGGAAAACAGATGACAATGCAGGAATTGGCGGATGAATTGTTTGTCAGTCGGGTGACGATTCACAAGGACATGGCTGGCGTGGAAAAATGGCTGAACCATTATTCGCTGCTCTTATTGAGCCGGCCTAATTATGGCGTGCAAATCGAAGGCGGCGAGGAAAACTGGCGTCATGCCGTTGCCGGATTGTTGGCGGAACTGAAAGAAAGCGATGAACTGCGGAAAATTCTGGAAGAGGAAAAATTTGGCCGCGTCGACCATAAGACGCTACTGAAGCTGAAGTTGCTGGTGGAATTGGATTATGGAAAACTGGAACGGATCATATGTCAGGCCGAAGAAACAACGGGGATTAGCTTTTCTGATGAGGCCTATACAGGACTGATCATTCATATTGCGATTGCAATTCAGCGCCTGCACCAGAATAAGGATATCAACATGCCGGAATCACTGCTGGAATCGTTGCGGCAAAAGCCGGAATATCCGGTTGCCAAGCAGATTGCCGACGGGATTGAAACTGTTTTTTTAGTTAGGGTGCCGGATTCTGAAGTCGGCTATATCCTGCTGCATATCGTCGGTGCGAAACGGCTGCAAAATCAGGCGGATATTGTGGCGCTTGAGCTGGAAGCCGAAGACAGTCTGGCTGTTGCGATGGCGAAGGAAATCATCCTGATCGCGCAGGGCGTGCTGGGCATTGCGCTCGAAGAGGATCGACAATTGCTCAATGGCTTGGTGCTGCATCTGCGGCCGACAATCAACCGGGTGCGTTACGGCATGAGCCTGAAGAATCCGATTCTGGAAGAAATCAAAGAAACGTACCCTGATATGTACGGCGTCGCCTGGATGGCCAGCAGGGTCTTTGACAAGCATCTTGGCAAACGGATCGGGGATGAAGAAATCGGCTATATTGCGCTCCATATCGGGGCGGCGGTCGAACGAAACAAACGGTTGATTCGCGTAGTTGTCGTATGCGGCAGCGGCATTGGAACGTCGCAAATGCTGGCGGCCCGGTTGAATCGCTATTTTCGGGAACTCGAGATTATCCGCGTGATTTCACTGAGTGAGTTGGAACGCGAAGATCAAATGGAGGCCGAGCTGATCATCACAACGATACCATTGGAGATGCTGACGCCGGCAATGCCGGTTGTACATATCAGTCCGCTGTTGACGCGATCTGACATGCAGCGATTGGAGGCGGTGATTACCGAACTGACAAAAGGAAAAGATAAAGAAAAGACCGGAGGAATTGCGATGCTGATAAATAAAGAATTGATGGTCTTAGAACTGGATGCGGTCAATAAAGAAAACGCAATTGCGCAATTGGCTGAAATTGCTTGGCAGGCCGGACGAGTTACCTCGGCTTCTGGCTATGAATCGGATGTGCTGAAGCGCGAACAAAGTTTTTCCACTGGAATTGGCAACGGGATTGCGATACCGCATGGCAAATCTGATGCGGTAAAACAGGCGACGATTATCTTCGGCCGCTCGCGGCGCGGTATTGAATGGGGTGCGCATGATGGAAAATCGGTTCATATGATATTTATGCTGGGCGTGCCGGAAGACAATGTCGATAATGTTCATTTGAAAATATTATCAAAACTGTCAGTCAGTCTGATGGAGGAGGGGTTCGTGGAAGAATTGCGGGCAGCAAAGACGGCGGAGGAAATTTTGGAAAAATTGCAAATGGTTGAGGAGGGGGGAGCGATATGA
- a CDS encoding PTS fructose transporter subunit IIC — protein MKDELKQMRQYLMTGVSYMIPIVVIGGVLIAAAIALSGVEAGKGAVVTNPIYKNMLEIGVAAFSMMVPVLAGFIAYGIADRPGIAPGLVGGVLAASLKTGFLGGIVAGFLAGYTARWIKSWPVPINLRPIMPIFVIPLLTSLVVGGLMIYVIGTPIAGLMETMTNGLKAMSQGSAVGLAIVMGAMIAFDMGGPINKVAFLFGAAMIGEGVYTIMGPVAVAICVPPLGMGLATLLAPKKYSEMEREAGYGALAMGMIGITEGAIPFAAGDPLRVIPSIVVGSSVGAAIAALGNVGDHAPHGGPIVLPVVDNPLMFIVAVLAGVVVTALLVNLLKKTLVEQTEEDWRASA, from the coding sequence ATGAAGGACGAACTTAAACAAATGCGGCAGTACTTGATGACTGGTGTTTCTTACATGATTCCGATCGTTGTTATTGGCGGCGTACTGATTGCAGCCGCGATCGCGCTAAGCGGCGTCGAAGCGGGCAAAGGGGCCGTGGTGACGAATCCGATCTATAAGAACATGCTTGAAATTGGCGTGGCGGCCTTTAGTATGATGGTACCGGTGCTGGCCGGCTTCATCGCCTATGGGATCGCGGACCGACCCGGCATCGCGCCCGGCCTGGTTGGCGGCGTACTGGCCGCCAGCTTGAAGACGGGGTTTCTCGGCGGCATTGTCGCCGGATTTTTGGCCGGCTATACGGCGCGCTGGATCAAGAGTTGGCCGGTGCCGATCAATTTACGGCCGATCATGCCAATCTTCGTAATCCCGTTACTGACATCGCTGGTTGTCGGGGGTCTCATGATTTATGTTATCGGCACGCCGATTGCCGGATTGATGGAAACGATGACCAATGGTTTAAAGGCGATGAGCCAAGGCAGCGCCGTCGGGCTGGCAATCGTGATGGGTGCAATGATTGCGTTTGATATGGGCGGGCCGATCAATAAAGTGGCGTTCTTGTTTGGCGCGGCAATGATCGGTGAAGGAGTGTACACGATCATGGGGCCGGTCGCGGTTGCTATTTGCGTGCCGCCGCTCGGCATGGGCCTAGCGACGTTGTTGGCGCCGAAAAAATACAGTGAAATGGAACGTGAAGCCGGTTACGGTGCGCTCGCGATGGGGATGATCGGGATTACCGAGGGGGCAATTCCGTTTGCCGCAGGCGATCCGCTACGGGTCATACCGTCGATTGTTGTTGGATCCTCAGTCGGGGCTGCGATTGCGGCGCTCGGCAATGTCGGCGATCATGCGCCGCATGGCGGACCGATCGTGTTGCCGGTTGTCGACAATCCGCTGATGTTTATCGTCGCGGTGCTGGCGGGAGTCGTTGTGACGGCGCTGTTGGTGAATCTGTTAAAAAAGACGCTCGTCGAACAGACGGAAGAAGATTGGCGGGCGAGTGCCTAG
- a CDS encoding PTS fructose transporter subunit IIB: MNIIAVTACPTGIAHTYMAAAAIKKAAEGLGHMIKVETQGAIGIENKLAAKDVAAADLVIIAADVAIKDEERFNGKCVYRAESQRAIKNPQGILVDGIAQLKLQSEC, from the coding sequence ATGAATATCATAGCGGTTACCGCATGCCCGACTGGAATTGCCCATACCTATATGGCTGCCGCGGCGATCAAGAAAGCTGCCGAAGGCTTGGGGCATATGATCAAAGTCGAGACCCAGGGCGCGATTGGCATTGAAAACAAACTGGCGGCAAAAGACGTTGCCGCGGCTGACCTGGTGATTATTGCGGCCGATGTCGCGATAAAAGATGAGGAACGGTTCAATGGCAAATGCGTCTACCGGGCCGAGTCGCAACGGGCGATCAAAAATCCGCAGGGCATATTGGTCGACGGGATCGCTCAGCTTAAATTGCAAAGTGAATGTTAA
- a CDS encoding putative manganese-dependent inorganic diphosphatase, with protein sequence MKEQMNPIYVIGHRNPDTDSICSAIGYAHLKKEMGEHAIPARAGKINAETKFVLEYFGLEKPELIQDLYPRVKEVMTEDVITIKPDDTLRELGSLMHRYSVKSVPVVDERKGVVGVVSVGDLAKRYFEEIEMQDLSQSGVDFSGLLRVLDGILLAGAENLHHKITGRLRIAAGSNETIEKFVKPGDVTLVSDRPNAQMACLQCKVACMIITGGALVTEEVLVAARKQGTVIIRAEHDTYTCARYVNQSIPVSLVMKNKVTAFKSTDLLSDVRTIMADTNFRVYPVVENGKMIGAIIRDKLIIQERTKIILVDHNERSQAVEGIEDAQIVEIIDHHRLGGLQTSDPIFIRHEPVGCTATIVSNMHWHRGIHIPPKIAGVLLSAIISDTVLFKSPTCTAKDRETAEKLADIAGLNIKEYGMQLLKAGASVKGMSAADIVGNDAKEFQIGNYRMVIAQLSVMDASEVLDMKTDLQEAMKRVCTKEGYDMALLLITNILEEGTHLIHVGQPTELLVKAFGESCESGDCYLPGVMSRKKQVVPPLAEAVRL encoded by the coding sequence ATGAAGGAACAGATGAACCCTATTTATGTTATTGGACATCGCAACCCAGACACGGATTCCATATGTTCGGCAATCGGTTATGCCCATCTTAAAAAAGAAATGGGTGAACATGCTATACCGGCAAGAGCAGGGAAAATTAACGCAGAGACAAAATTCGTCTTGGAGTATTTTGGTTTGGAAAAACCTGAGTTGATCCAGGATTTATATCCGCGTGTGAAAGAAGTAATGACAGAGGATGTCATTACGATTAAACCGGACGACACGTTGCGTGAATTAGGAAGCCTGATGCACCGCTATAGCGTGAAGTCAGTGCCGGTGGTTGATGAGCGAAAAGGCGTTGTCGGCGTAGTATCAGTAGGGGATTTGGCTAAACGTTATTTTGAAGAAATTGAAATGCAGGATTTGAGCCAATCGGGGGTCGATTTTTCGGGGCTTTTGCGGGTGCTCGATGGAATATTATTAGCTGGCGCGGAAAATTTGCATCATAAGATAACCGGGCGTCTGCGTATTGCCGCTGGCAGCAATGAAACAATTGAAAAGTTCGTTAAACCGGGTGATGTGACATTAGTAAGCGACCGACCGAATGCTCAAATGGCCTGTCTGCAATGCAAAGTCGCGTGTATGATCATTACCGGGGGCGCGTTAGTGACTGAAGAAGTGTTAGTCGCCGCGCGAAAACAAGGCACAGTGATTATACGTGCAGAACATGATACCTATACTTGCGCACGTTATGTCAATCAGAGTATACCGGTTTCGCTGGTTATGAAAAACAAAGTTACCGCGTTTAAGTCGACTGATCTGTTGAGTGATGTGCGGACGATTATGGCGGATACGAATTTTAGAGTGTATCCTGTTGTAGAAAATGGCAAGATGATTGGCGCGATCATTCGCGACAAATTGATCATTCAGGAACGGACTAAAATTATTTTGGTCGATCATAATGAACGATCGCAAGCCGTAGAAGGCATAGAAGACGCCCAAATCGTGGAGATCATTGATCATCATCGATTGGGCGGCTTACAGACAAGCGATCCAATTTTTATCCGGCACGAACCGGTCGGCTGTACGGCAACGATCGTTTCTAACATGCATTGGCACCGCGGAATACACATTCCGCCAAAGATTGCCGGCGTGTTGCTTTCCGCAATCATATCGGATACGGTGCTCTTTAAATCGCCAACCTGTACTGCGAAAGATCGGGAGACTGCCGAAAAACTGGCGGATATCGCTGGACTCAATATAAAAGAGTATGGGATGCAACTTTTAAAAGCCGGTGCCAGCGTTAAGGGGATGTCGGCAGCCGATATTGTTGGCAATGATGCTAAAGAATTCCAAATCGGCAACTATCGGATGGTCATTGCGCAACTTTCCGTTATGGATGCCAGCGAAGTGCTGGATATGAAAACGGATTTACAAGAGGCCATGAAGAGAGTTTGCACCAAGGAAGGGTATGACATGGCGTTGCTCTTGATCACCAATATTTTAGAAGAAGGCACGCATTTGATTCATGTCGGCCAGCCTACAGAGTTGTTGGTTAAAGCGTTTGGCGAAAGCTGTGAGAGCGGCGATTGCTATCTGCCGGGCGTAATGTCGCGTAAGAAGCAGGTGGTACCGCCATTAGCGGAAGCAGTGCGGCTTTAA